One segment of Palaemon carinicauda isolate YSFRI2023 chromosome 35, ASM3689809v2, whole genome shotgun sequence DNA contains the following:
- the LOC137627290 gene encoding cuticle protein CP575-like, which translates to MKVLFIIALGLFALAAAYPSDIIDFETDHMEHEQEGQAGRAVEGEYSWVAPDGNEYVVKYVADHLGYRVVESNALPEGPEANFEDEEDDDK; encoded by the exons ATGAAGGTTTTG ttcatcatCGCTCTGGGTCTGTTTGCCCTTGCAGCAGCTTATCCCTCAGACATCATCGATTTCGAGACGGACCACATGGAGCACGAGCAGGAGGGCCAAGCCGGACGGGCCGTCGAGGGCGAGTACTCCTGGGTAGCACCCGACGGCAACGAGTATGTCGTCAAGTACGTGGCTGACCACTTGGGATACAGAGTCGTCGAGAGCAATGCCCTGCCAGAAGGACCAGAGGCCAATTTTGAAGATGAAGAGGACGATGATAAATGA
- the LOC137627735 gene encoding uncharacterized protein isoform X1, whose protein sequence is MSFNAGKFFEDPRGHLLSLRDAKKNDLRKIAEQAGIPVLPSMVKAELLGRVLDFLVAKASVSSEETAPLRPLTLGRGEAKAIEDPELVKLKLQLELEREKKATHQAEYEQKERMIALERREREEKIQMERQLASIRLNEKGKERELGECFSLTKALKLLPPFDEKEPDVFFGIFEDTATTLHWPKEQFVLLIRSALKGKAAHIASQMLEERDYYVLKKAVLDAYTITAEGYRQMFRNSIKGTTQTYLELFQVKLKQFRKWLESENITTFEQLQNLMVLEEFLRRIPSNISMYIRERQEKEGKKAALLADEYHLIHKVKKHNSTDQASINIYCSFCKQKGHAIKDCPNPRCQFSKVMQPSQQTAGNRPETTQSKNQRRIALHCSQVTNDFSDFLCSGTVNNYPVKLLRDTGSSQTIVSGKLKPLTQPTNKYVTITDLCSKLVLPLVNMHIDCPYFTGRTEVALLDRELPCEKADILLGNDLAEGTVLPNLIISQPGCVIENEQNQQEVLPCQATTRSAATKAAIGVPTDDDTLNSLPDLVGLHHDEFVNLQRSDDSLKGCFNKVENPSDKSHKLPLFYLENNILMRHYRSPTLTEKDSWRDCHQLVVPGSLRSSIMKLAHSAESHLGITKTYRRLLEDFYWPRMKMDVKSFVERCHVCQVTGRPNEKIPPAPLVPIVVPSTPFDKIIIDCVGPLPKTSRRNEYILSVLCPTTRFPLAFPLKNISARNIIQQLIKVFTLFGFPRELQCDRGTNFTSTLFQSALHQFNIFNVLSSAYHPQSNGALERVHQTLKNLLRRYGMETEKEWDEDIDLLLYILRSVPNESTGVSPFEMMFGRRPRSNLSMIKEQILKGSRKENQISLPQYLKSLEEKLLHIHAFARKNLQHAQELMKDRYDKKAKVREFKCGDKVLVYHCVPGSPLREKFMGPYKIIRRTTKTNYVIATPDRRKPTQLVHVNLIKPYHESTTGIVNHVIHDFKSAKQSLSLTPLNHRSQNEMQNEMQTPTKVGTDVSHEDDETDFSVKSTLSWKDMNNSEILKSLPRFLDCSTNQKKDLSILISKYASICSDRPGSCTKVKHDLVLEPNTNPIRQSFYRVSHRHLPILKQEVEYLLEHNLAKPSTSPWASPCILVRKANNTYRLCTDYRKLNLKTVKDSYPLPRITDIIDSVSNTKYLTQIDLLKGYYQIKLTERAKKASAFITPFGLFEYNVLPFGLTNAPATFQRTMQDIIRGLPHVHVYLDDIVVATTTWEEHLRILTSLFERLREANLTINLAKSSFGKGQVDASNIGFGGVLLQEIASDGAVSLPLLERLLPIAYHSGFFKGSQLRWATVEKELFSIINTVLHFRPYLEGLDNVVVYSDHMPLSFLHRAKFTNQKLLRWSYILSSLNIEVRKISGSRNTIADALSRQPRLQRS, encoded by the exons atgtctttcaatgcagggaagttttttgaggaccctcgggggcaccttttatcgttgagagatgccaagaaaaatgacttgcgaaagattgctgaacaagcagggattcctgtattgccctccatggtgaaagcagaacttctgggtagagttttggatttcctggtagccaaagcttccgtttcatcagaagaaactgctccccttcggccccttacgttagggagaggtgaagctaaggctatagaggatccagaattggtgaagctcaagttgcagcttgaattggagagagagaaaaaggcaactcatcaagctgaatacgagcagaaagaaaggatgatagccttggaacgacgggaaagagaagaaaagatacaaatggagagacagctggccagtatcaggttgaacgagaaaggcaaagagagagagcttggcgaatgtttttccctcactaaggctcttaaactactaccaccgtttgatgaaaaagaaccagacgtgttctttggtatttttgaggacacagccacaaccttgcattggccaaaagaacaatttgttctactcattcggagtgcactgaaaggtaaggctgctcatatagcttcgcaaatgttagaggaacgagattactatgtcctaaagaaagctgtccttgatgcctataccattacagctgaagggtataggcaaatgttcaggaactccatcaaaggaaccacccaaacttatttggaattgtttcaggtcaaattaaaacaatttagaaaatggctagaatctgaaaacataactacctttgaacaattacagaacttaatggtactagaggagtttttgaggagaattccttccaacatttctatgtacatcagagaacggcaggagaaggaggggaagaaggcagctcttcttgctgatgaatatcacctcatccataaggtaaagaaacataactctacagatcaggcaagtattaatatttattgttccttctgtaaacagaagggacatgccattaaagactgtcctaacccccgatgtcaattttctaaggttatgcagccttctcagcaaacagcagggaacagaccagagactactcagagcaaaaaccaaagaaggattgctctccattgttctcaagtcacaaatgacttctctgatttcctttgctctggtactgtcaataattaccctgtaaagttgttaagggacacaggatcgtcacaaactatagtaagtggtaaattgaaacctctgactcagcctactaataaatatgttaccatcactgatctatgcagtaaattagtgttacctctggttaatatgcatatagattgcccttactttactggaagaaccgaagtagccttactggatagagaattgccttgtgagaaagctgatattctgttaggaaatgatttagctgaaggaactgtcttacctaatctcattatttctcaaccagggtgtgttatagaaaatgagcagaaccaacaggaagttctaccttgccaagccaccactcgttctgctgctactaaagctgcaattggagttcccactgatgacgacaccttaaactccttaccagacttggttggtctccatcatgatgaattcgtcaatcttcagagatcagatgatagccttaagggatgcttcaataaggttgaaaatccctcggataagagccataagttacccttattttatctagagaataatatcctcatgcgtcattacaggtctcctacactgactgagaaagactcgtggcgcgactgtcatcaactggttgtacctggcagcctccgatcttcaatcatgaaattagcccactctgctgagagtcatctaggcatcacgaagacatacaggcgcctcctagaagatttctactggcccagaatgaagatggacgtaaagagtttcgtagagaggtgtcatgtgtgccaagttaccggaagacctaatgaaaagataccaccagcccctctagtgcccattgtggtccctagtacaccttttgataaaataattatagattgtgttgggcctttgccaaaaactagccggcgtaatgaatatatactaagtgttctttgccccactactaggttccctctagcatttccacttaaaaatatctctgctagaaacattatccaacaactgataaaagtttttacattgtttggttttcctagggaacttcaatgtgatagaggtaccaactttaccagtactttgttccagagtgctctccatcaatttaatatctttaatgttctctcttcagcctatcatcctcaatccaatggggccttagagagagttcatcagactctaAAGAACTTGCTACGACGATATGGAATGGAAACTgagaaggaatgggatgaagacatcgacttacttctgtacatacttcggagcgtgccaaatgagtctacaggagtttctccattcgagatgatgtttggacgaagacccaggtcaaacctcagcatgataaaagaacagatactaaaaggttctaggaaagaaaatcagataagccttccccaatacttgaagtccttggaggagaagttgttgcacatccatgccttcgctcgaaagaacttgcagcatgctcaagagcttatgaaggatagatatgataagaaggcaaaggtaagagagttcaagtgtggagataaggtgctggtatatcactgcgtacctggctctccattgagagagaaattcatgggaccttataagattatcaggcggaccacaaaaacaaactatgttattgcaactcctgacagacgtaagcCAACTCAGCTTGTACACGTGAACTTAataaaaccctatcatgaatctaccacaggtatagttaatcatgtaattcatgactttaaatctgccaagcagagtttgtcactaacgcctcttaatcacaggtcacagaatgagatgcagaatgagatgcagactcctaccaaggttggtacagacgtgagccacgaggatgacgagactgatttcagtgtgaagtcgactttgtcttggaaggacatgaacaattcggaaattctaaagtcccttccacggttcctagactgttcaacaaatcaaaagaaagacttgagtatactcattagcaagtatgcatcaatttgttcagataggcctggaagttgcaccaaagtaaagcatgatttagtactagaacctaatacaaaccccatcagacaatctttttacagggtatctcatcgccatctgcctatcttgaaacaggaagtggaatacctgctggaacataacctcgctaagcccagtacatccccatgggcttctccatgtattctggtaaggaaagccaacaatacctaccgtttgtgtactgattatagaaaacttaatttaaagactgtaaaagactcttacccgttgcccagaataactgatataatagattctgtcagtaataccaaatatttaactcaaatagacctactgaaaggctactaccagattaagctaaccgaaagggccaaaaaagcttcagcattcatcactccttttggtttatttgaatataatgtattaccatttggcctaaccaatgccccagctacatttcagaggactatgcaagacatcatcaggggtctCCCCCATGTACATGTGTACCTGGATgacattgtcgtagcaaccactacctgggaagaacacctgagaatactaacttccctcttcgaaagattaagagaggcaaacttgaccatcaaccttgcaaagagctcctttggtaaaggtcag gtagatgccagcaacatcggttttggtggtgttcttctacaggaaattgcgagtgatggtgctgtttccttgccactgttggagagactcttgcccatagcctatcattctggattcttcaaagggtcacaactcagatgggctacagtagaaaaagaattattcagtataatcaacactgtgctacatttccgtccgtatctggaaggcctagacaatgttgttgtctactctgaccacatgccgctgagtttcctccaccgtgcgaagttcaccaaccagaaacttctcagatggtcctacattctctcctcacttaacatcgaagtgaggaaaatctctggatcacggaacaccatcgccgatgccctatcgcgtcaacctcggctccagaggagttga
- the LOC137627735 gene encoding uncharacterized protein isoform X2, which translates to MSFNAGKFFEDPRGHLLSLRDAKKNDLRKIAEQAGIPVLPSMVKAELLGRVLDFLVAKASVSSEETAPLRPLTLGRGEAKAIEDPELVKLKLQLELEREKKATHQAEYEQKERMIALERREREEKIQMERQLASIRLNEKGKERELGECFSLTKALKLLPPFDEKEPDVFFGIFEDTATTLHWPKEQFVLLIRSALKGKAAHIASQMLEERDYYVLKKAVLDAYTITAEGYRQMFRNSIKGTTQTYLELFQVKLKQFRKWLESENITTFEQLQNLMVLEEFLRRIPSNISMYIRERQEKEGKKAALLADEYHLIHKVKKHNSTDQASINIYCSFCKQKGHAIKDCPNPRCQFSKVMQPSQQTAGNRPETTQSKNQRRIALHCSQVTNDFSDFLCSGTVNNYPVKLLRDTGSSQTIVSGKLKPLTQPTNKYVTITDLCSKLVLPLVNMHIDCPYFTGRTEVALLDRELPCEKADILLGNDLAEGTVLPNLIISQPGCVIENEQNQQEVLPCQATTRSAATKAAIGVPTDDDTLNSLPDLVGLHHDEFVNLQRSDDSLKGCFNKVENPSDKSHKLPLFYLENNILMRHYRSPTLTEKDSWRDCHQLVVPGSLRSSIMKLAHSAESHLGITKTYRRLLEDFYWPRMKMDVKSFVERCHVCQVTGRPNEKIPPAPLVPIVVPSTPFDKIIIDCVGPLPKTSRRNEYILSVLCPTTRFPLAFPLKNISARNIIQQLIKVFTLFGFPRELQCDRGTNFTSTLFQSALHQFNIFNVLSSAYHPQSNGALERVHQTLKNLLRRYGMETEKEWDEDIDLLLYILRSVPNESTGVSPFEMMFGRRPRSNLSMIKEQILKGSRKENQISLPQYLKSLEEKLLHIHAFARKNLQHAQELMKDRYDKKAKVREFKCGDKVLVYHCVPGSPLREKFMGPYKIIRRTTKTNYVIATPDRRKPTQLVHVNLIKPYHESTTGIVNHVIHDFKSAKQSLSLTPLNHRSQNEMQNEMQTPTKVGTDVSHEDDETDFSVKSTLSWKDMNNSEILKSLPRFLDCSTNQKKDLSILISKYASICSDRPGSCTKVKHDLVLEPNTNPIRQSFYRVSHRHLPILKQEVEYLLEHNLAKPSTSPWASPCILVDASNIGFGGVLLQEIASDGAVSLPLLERLLPIAYHSGFFKGSQLRWATVEKELFSIINTVLHFRPYLEGLDNVVVYSDHMPLSFLHRAKFTNQKLLRWSYILSSLNIEVRKISGSRNTIADALSRQPRLQRS; encoded by the exons atgtctttcaatgcagggaagttttttgaggaccctcgggggcaccttttatcgttgagagatgccaagaaaaatgacttgcgaaagattgctgaacaagcagggattcctgtattgccctccatggtgaaagcagaacttctgggtagagttttggatttcctggtagccaaagcttccgtttcatcagaagaaactgctccccttcggccccttacgttagggagaggtgaagctaaggctatagaggatccagaattggtgaagctcaagttgcagcttgaattggagagagagaaaaaggcaactcatcaagctgaatacgagcagaaagaaaggatgatagccttggaacgacgggaaagagaagaaaagatacaaatggagagacagctggccagtatcaggttgaacgagaaaggcaaagagagagagcttggcgaatgtttttccctcactaaggctcttaaactactaccaccgtttgatgaaaaagaaccagacgtgttctttggtatttttgaggacacagccacaaccttgcattggccaaaagaacaatttgttctactcattcggagtgcactgaaaggtaaggctgctcatatagcttcgcaaatgttagaggaacgagattactatgtcctaaagaaagctgtccttgatgcctataccattacagctgaagggtataggcaaatgttcaggaactccatcaaaggaaccacccaaacttatttggaattgtttcaggtcaaattaaaacaatttagaaaatggctagaatctgaaaacataactacctttgaacaattacagaacttaatggtactagaggagtttttgaggagaattccttccaacatttctatgtacatcagagaacggcaggagaaggaggggaagaaggcagctcttcttgctgatgaatatcacctcatccataaggtaaagaaacataactctacagatcaggcaagtattaatatttattgttccttctgtaaacagaagggacatgccattaaagactgtcctaacccccgatgtcaattttctaaggttatgcagccttctcagcaaacagcagggaacagaccagagactactcagagcaaaaaccaaagaaggattgctctccattgttctcaagtcacaaatgacttctctgatttcctttgctctggtactgtcaataattaccctgtaaagttgttaagggacacaggatcgtcacaaactatagtaagtggtaaattgaaacctctgactcagcctactaataaatatgttaccatcactgatctatgcagtaaattagtgttacctctggttaatatgcatatagattgcccttactttactggaagaaccgaagtagccttactggatagagaattgccttgtgagaaagctgatattctgttaggaaatgatttagctgaaggaactgtcttacctaatctcattatttctcaaccagggtgtgttatagaaaatgagcagaaccaacaggaagttctaccttgccaagccaccactcgttctgctgctactaaagctgcaattggagttcccactgatgacgacaccttaaactccttaccagacttggttggtctccatcatgatgaattcgtcaatcttcagagatcagatgatagccttaagggatgcttcaataaggttgaaaatccctcggataagagccataagttacccttattttatctagagaataatatcctcatgcgtcattacaggtctcctacactgactgagaaagactcgtggcgcgactgtcatcaactggttgtacctggcagcctccgatcttcaatcatgaaattagcccactctgctgagagtcatctaggcatcacgaagacatacaggcgcctcctagaagatttctactggcccagaatgaagatggacgtaaagagtttcgtagagaggtgtcatgtgtgccaagttaccggaagacctaatgaaaagataccaccagcccctctagtgcccattgtggtccctagtacaccttttgataaaataattatagattgtgttgggcctttgccaaaaactagccggcgtaatgaatatatactaagtgttctttgccccactactaggttccctctagcatttccacttaaaaatatctctgctagaaacattatccaacaactgataaaagtttttacattgtttggttttcctagggaacttcaatgtgatagaggtaccaactttaccagtactttgttccagagtgctctccatcaatttaatatctttaatgttctctcttcagcctatcatcctcaatccaatggggccttagagagagttcatcagactctaAAGAACTTGCTACGACGATATGGAATGGAAACTgagaaggaatgggatgaagacatcgacttacttctgtacatacttcggagcgtgccaaatgagtctacaggagtttctccattcgagatgatgtttggacgaagacccaggtcaaacctcagcatgataaaagaacagatactaaaaggttctaggaaagaaaatcagataagccttccccaatacttgaagtccttggaggagaagttgttgcacatccatgccttcgctcgaaagaacttgcagcatgctcaagagcttatgaaggatagatatgataagaaggcaaaggtaagagagttcaagtgtggagataaggtgctggtatatcactgcgtacctggctctccattgagagagaaattcatgggaccttataagattatcaggcggaccacaaaaacaaactatgttattgcaactcctgacagacgtaagcCAACTCAGCTTGTACACGTGAACTTAataaaaccctatcatgaatctaccacaggtatagttaatcatgtaattcatgactttaaatctgccaagcagagtttgtcactaacgcctcttaatcacaggtcacagaatgagatgcagaatgagatgcagactcctaccaaggttggtacagacgtgagccacgaggatgacgagactgatttcagtgtgaagtcgactttgtcttggaaggacatgaacaattcggaaattctaaagtcccttccacggttcctagactgttcaacaaatcaaaagaaagacttgagtatactcattagcaagtatgcatcaatttgttcagataggcctggaagttgcaccaaagtaaagcatgatttagtactagaacctaatacaaaccccatcagacaatctttttacagggtatctcatcgccatctgcctatcttgaaacaggaagtggaatacctgctggaacataacctcgctaagcccagtacatccccatgggcttctccatgtattctg gtagatgccagcaacatcggttttggtggtgttcttctacaggaaattgcgagtgatggtgctgtttccttgccactgttggagagactcttgcccatagcctatcattctggattcttcaaagggtcacaactcagatgggctacagtagaaaaagaattattcagtataatcaacactgtgctacatttccgtccgtatctggaaggcctagacaatgttgttgtctactctgaccacatgccgctgagtttcctccaccgtgcgaagttcaccaaccagaaacttctcagatggtcctacattctctcctcacttaacatcgaagtgaggaaaatctctggatcacggaacaccatcgccgatgccctatcgcgtcaacctcggctccagaggagttga
- the LOC137627462 gene encoding cuticle protein CP575-like, whose amino-acid sequence MKVLFIVALGLFALAAAYPSDIIDFETDHMEHEQEGQAGRAVEGEYSWVAPDGNEYVVKYVADHLGYRVVESNALPEGPEADFEDEEDDDK is encoded by the exons ATGAAGGTTTTG tttatcgTCGCTCTGGGTCTGTTTGCCCTTGCAGCCGCTTATCCTTCAGACATCATCGACTTCGAGACGGACCACATGGAGCACGAGCAGGAGGGCCAAGCCGGAAGGGCCGTCGAGGGCGAGTACTCCTGGGTAGCGCCCGACGGCAACGAGTACGTCGTCAAGTACGTGGCTGACCACTTGGGATACAGAGTCGTCGAGAGCAATGCCCTGCCAGAAGGACCAGAGGCCGATTTTGAAGATGAAGAGGACGATGATAAATGA
- the LOC137627291 gene encoding cuticle protein CP575-like: MKVLLPHLQLIIALGLFALAAAYPSDIIDFETDHMEHEQEGQAGRAVEGQYSWVAPDGNEYVVKYVADHLGYRVVESNALPEGPEADFEDDYDEDEE; the protein is encoded by the exons ATGAAAGTCCTG TTACCTCACCTACAGCTGATCATCGCTCTGGGTCTGTTTGCCCTTGCAGCAGCTTATCCTTCAGACATCATCGACTTCGAGACGGACCACATGGAGCACGAGCAGGAGGGCCAAGCCGGAAGGGCCGTCGAGGGCCAGTACTCCTGGGTAGCGCCCGACGGCAACGAGTACGTCGTCAAGTACGTGGCTGACCACTTGGGATACAGAGTCGTCGAGAGCAATGCCCTGCCAGAAGGACCAGAGGCCGATTTTGAAGATGACTATGATGAAGACGAAGAGTGA
- the LOC137627464 gene encoding larval cuticle protein 16/17-like yields MKVLMIVCLGMVALVSARPSDDIIDFETDHMEHEQEGQAGRAVEGEYSWVAPDGNEYVVKYVADHLGYRVVEDNVLPRAVEVEEADDDDEEPSFRAVEEDEAEDDDDDEPAFRYEEEDDD; encoded by the exons ATGAAGGTCCTG ATGATCGTATGTTTGGGCATGGTGGCCCTTGTGTCTGCCAGGCCATCTGACGATATCATCGACTTTGAGACGGACCATATGGAGCACGAGCAGGAGGGCCAAGCCGGAAGGGCCGTCGAGGGCGAGTACTCCTGGGTAGCGCCCGACGGCAACGAGTACGTCGTCAAGTACGTGGCTGACCACTTGGGATACAGAGTCGTCGAGGACAATGTCTTGCCAAGAGCCGTCGAAGTAGAAGaagccgacgacgacgacgaagagcCATCTTTCAGAGCCGTTGAGGAAGACGAAgccgaggatgatgatgatgacgaaccTGCTTTCCGTTATGAAGAAGAGGATGACGACTAg